The window ATTCCCTGTGTCCCTCCCTGCAGCAAGGTCTTCGTATATTTTATGCCCCGGCCCCCTTTCTTACCCCGGCAATTCCTCTTACGAGGAGCGGGACTTGGGTTCAGGGGAGCCAGGCACGAAAAAAACGCCTCCCAGGGCGAACTCGAGGCGTTCCTTTCGGGCCGGTGGCCTGCCGGGGCCGGCCCGCAGGGGAGGGGCTCCCCGTTGATCTTCAAGGGGTTTTGGGGGAGCCGGTCTTGAGGCCGCGGAGGAACTTCTCCCTTTCGGCCGCAATGCCCTCGGTCCGGCGCAGCACACCGCGGACGAACTCCTGCCGCCAGCTCTCCGTTTCTCCGCCGTACCTTTCGGCCTCCGGCCACCGGTCTTCTCCATCTCGTCGGGCACCGGGCTTGTCTTTCTCCAGCACAGGCAACCTCCTTTTCCCCTTTATATCTGGTGGGCTACCCGCACGGCTTCGTGGATGGCTTCGGTGATCCGGCGGGGTTTAAGGGCATCCCCGATTACGAAGTAGTCTATTCCCGACCCCTCCAACTCCCGGGCCAGGGTATCCTCGGGCTGGGAACCCACGGCCGCCACCACGGTGTCCGCTTCCAGGGCTTCTTCCCGGCCGTCCCGGTTGTATATCACCCGGCCGGCGTCTACGGCCGTTACCCGGGCTTCGGTTATCATCTTGACGCCCAGATCTTTCAGGCGTCCCAGGAGAAGGGGCGCCACCAAGGGGCCGATGTCGGATGCCACCTGGGGCAGCATTTCCAGGATGGTCACTTCATGGCCCTTGTGGGCCAGGTACTCGGCCGCTTCGCAGCCCACCAGGCCGCCGCCGATCACGGCCACCCGGCGGCCGATCCCGCCTCTTCCTGCAAGGACATCCCAGGAGCTCACCACATTCCCCCCACCGACACCTGGAATATTTAACGCTGCCGGCCGGGCGCCGGTGGCGATGATCACTACGTCGGGGTTTTCCCGGCGTATACCCTCCGGGGTGGCCTCAGTATGGAGCCGAACCTCTATGTTGAGTTTGGCCATCTGGTCCGCCAGGTGTTGCCGGAATACGGCTATCTCGCCCTTCTGGGGCGCGGCGGCGGCCAGAGCAAGCTGGCCGCCCAGCTCTCCCCTCTTCTCCCACAGGGACACCCGGTGCCCCCTCAGGGCCGCCACCCGGGCCGCTTCCATGCCTGCCGGGCCACCTCCCACCACCAGGACCCTGCGGGGTTTCGTTGCCCGGTCCAGGGGAAATTCGCGTTCAAAACCCGTACGGCCGTTGACGGTGCACCCGACGGTATGGTCCAGGAACAGCTCGTGGATGCAGGCCTGGCAGCAGGCAATGCAGCGCCGGACCTCATCCAGCCTGCCCTCCACAACCTTGCGGGGCATTTCCGGGTCCGTCAGGAGTTCCCGGCCGAAGGCTATAAGGTCGGCCTTGCCGGCGGCCAGGATGCCCTCGGCCACTTGCGGGTCGTTGATGCGCCCCACGGCTATAACCGGGATCTTCACCGCCGATTTGATGCCCTGGGCCAGGTCGGCCAGGCATCCCTGGGGCAGGTACATGGGCTGGATAATCCAGAAGGCTGTTTCGTATACGCCAGCGGAAACATGAAGGGCGGCTATGCCCTCTTCTTCCAGGCTGCGGGCGAAGATTCTGGTCTCTTCCAGGGTCAGGCCCCCCGGCACCTTCTCATCGGCGCTAAGGCGGTAGAGGACGGGATATTGGGCCCCTACGGCCTTGCGCACGGCCCGGACCACTTCCAGGGGAAAACGCATGCGGTTTTCCAGGGGGCCGCCGTACTCGTCGCGGCGTTTGTTGGAATAGGGCGAGAGGAATTGGTTTAAGAGGTAGCCGTGGGCGCCGTGGATTTCCACGGCGTCAAAGCCGGCCCTTTTGGCCCGCAGGGCGGCCGCGGCAAAGGCTTCCACCAGTTCCCTTATCTCCTCTCGGGTGAGCTCCCGGGGCGTTTCCCCCACCGTGGGGTCGGGGATGGGCGAAGGGGCCACAATGGGCTGCCCGGTCACCGCGGACCTGGTCTGCCGGCCGCCGTGGTAGAGCTGGACGGCGATCTTGGCGCCGTGGGCGTGGACGGCGTCTACCAGCCGGCGCAGGCCGGGTATGAGGCGGTCGGAATAGATGCCGAGTTCGTTGGGGAAACCCTTCCCCGACGGGTGGACATAGGCGGCTTCCACGATGATCATGCCCACCCCGCCCCGGGCCCGTTCTGCATGGTAGGCCACCAGCCGGTCCGTTACCGAACCGTCGTGGTAGGCGTAGTTGGTTACCATGGGGGCCATGATCATTCTATTCTTGAGCTCCAGGGGGCCGATTTTAACGGGGCTCCCCAGCAAGGTCAGGGGCTGCACAGGCATTGACCTCCTTAAAAGGTTTCTTTTCCCCCGTTATTATTTGCCGGGGAGCAGGACATTATTAGGAGAAGGGGGCCGCGCCGCCGGGGCCTCCCAAGGGATGGAAGGTGCAGGAGGGCCGCAGCGCGGCCGGCCTAAGGGGCGGGCTCAGGGTCGGGAAGGGTGCCCGGGGGCCGCGACGCGGTTGACCAGGCTCCCCAGCCCCGGGATCCTTATTTCGATCTCGTCTCCCACCTCCATGCTGCCCACGCCTTCCGGGGTGCCGGTTAGAATGACGTCCCCCGGGAGCAAGGTCATAATCTGGGAGATAAAGCTCACCAGATAGGGGATGGGAAAAATTAGCTGGGAAGTGCGGCCGTCCTGCCTCAACCGGCCGTTAAGATACGCCTGGACGGGCAGGTCCGTAGGGTCCACACCGCGGACTATGTAGGGGCCTAAGGGCAAAAAGGTGTCGAAGGACTTGGCCCGGGTCCACTGGCCGTCCTTTTTCTGCAGGTCTCGGGCCGTAACATCGTTGGCAATGGTATAGCCGAAGATGTAGTCCCCGGCCTCCTCCTGGCTTACCCGGTGGCAGGTCCGGCCGATGACTACCGCCAGCTCGGCTTCGTAGTCCAGGCGCCCCACCATGGGCCAGAAAATAATGTCCTCCCCCGGCCCGATGACGCTGGTGGGGGGTTTAAGGAAGAGCACCGGTTCGGACGGGAGCTCTTGTTTCATTTCTGCCGCGTGGTTTTTATAATTCAGGCCTACGCATACGGCCTTGCCGGGCCGGCAGGGCGCCAGGAGCCGGACCCCCTGGAGGGGAAAGGTCTCTCCTGTTTCCCGGGGCGCGGTAAAGGGGTCCCCTTCCAGGGCTACGATTATATCCCCCTCCACCCGGCCGTACAGGATCTGGTCCCGGTGGGCAAAACGTACGTATCTCTCCACTGCCGCCATGTTTTTTGCCATCCTCCTTAGCCGTGCAGCCGGTGCTGCCCGGAAGTGTTTTTATTTTGGACCGCAACCCCTCGCCGGCGGCCGGGTTGAGGCCCGGCCCGTACCCACTTTTTAGCCGGGCGCGATTTGGCTCCCCCTCGCTTACGAGCTTAATCACCCCCGCCAAAACAGGGGATACATCAGGCCAAACGGGGTACGGCTGCTCCGCCCCTTAAAGCCTTTCGAGGATTACCTTGGCCTGCAGGGCGGCATAAAGATTCAAGAGGGTATTGATGTCCCGCAGATTCACCCCGAGGAGCTCCTCTACTTTCCGCAGCCGGTAGCGCAGGGTATTAACGTGGATGTAGAGCCTTTCCGCCGTTAAGGCGTAGTCCGCCGAGGAGCGGATGAACTCCACCAGGGTGGGCAGCAGGTTGGTGTTGTGCTGCCGGTCGTACTCCTCCACAGGGCCGAGAACGTCTTCGTAAAAGTCGGCCAGCTCCTGCTCCCCCTGGTTTAAGAAAAACCGCAGGGCGCCCAACTCGTCGAAAAAGGTGATGCCAGCTCCCGGGTAAAGGAAGCGGCCCACATGGAGGGCCAGTTTGGCCTCCTGATAGGCCCGGTAAAGCTGGTCCGGGGAAGCATAAAAGCGCCCCACGCCGGCCACGAGGTCCCGGCGGGGCAGGCACCGTCCGATCTCCCCCGTCACCCTTTCCCAGAACTTCCGGAGCCAGGCCTTGGCCTCCCCCGGGCTGCCGGAGGGGTGAGGCAGGAGGAGGATAAGCTGTTCGCTCCGGTCGGCCATAATGGCCTGGGGGCATTCCCGGGAGACTACCCGCCCCACGAGCTGGCGGAGGCGCTCCATGGCGGCGGAAAACCCGGCCTCGGGAGGTTCCCGATACTCTAACACCACCAGGGCCTGGGGCCGGGACAGGTCCCATCCCCACAGTTGGGCCCGGGTGATAATGGCTTCCCGGCTCGGCAGGTTGTTGTAAAGGATATCCTGGATGAATTCGTTGCGAAAGCGCCTTTCCGCTTCTTGATGGGCCCGCAGGCGGGAAAGCTCCACCAGGGCCGCCCGGGAAGCCGCCCGCAGGTACTCCCGGTATCCTTCATCCCGCGTGCCCAGGAGGACCAGGTAGCCCCAGAGCTCTTGGTGTCCGATGGCCGCCGTCAAAAAGTCGACCTGCTTCCCTTGGACGGACAGGGTACCGGCGAAGAATTCTTCTCCCTCCGTCCCCCGCCACACCTCGCACGGGAGGATATCTTCCTCCCAGAGGTCCTCCGTACCGGGGGGAAAGGAGGAGGCCAGAACCCTGAAGGCCACATCCATTATGAGGCAGGGCTGCCCGGTCTCCTCCCTTAGAATCCTGGTAACGGAGGCAAGCCCCTCGCCGGCTGCGGCTGCTTCCAGGAAGCGACGCCAGATTTGCATAGGCGGTCTACTCCTCTGTCTAAAGGCTTAAACCTTAGCCCATATCCCCGGGAACCTGGGCCCGGAACATATCGGCAGCGCCGGTCCCCGGGCTTCTCCCCGCTTGCCGCACTCTCCCCGCCCCCGGTCGCCCTTGGGGGTAGCGGCCGGAGGTCGCCCCCAGGGGCCTGTAAAGCCCCGGAAGGGGTATCACCCATCACCCCGCGTCGGCCCGCCTGCGCCTCCCTTCCCCCTTATCCTCCCGCAGCCCGCCGGGACGCCGGGCAAAATACCGGCGGCCGGCGGGATTGATCTTGAAGCGGAGGCTGGGCCGGGTAAGGCTCACATCGCTCAGGCCGTACACCCACCTCTGCCAGACGCCCTCCCTTTCGGCCCTCAAATCCAGGAGATGCAGGGCTTTGACCGGACAGGCCTCTATACAGGCCGGCGAAAGGCCGGCGTCCAGCCGGTGGACGCACAGATCGCATTTGCCCGTCTTGCCGGTCAGGGGGTTGTAGCGGGGGGCCTGGAAGGGGCAGGCCCTGATGCAGGTGTTGCAGCCGTTGCAGCGCCCCGGGGAATGGAGGACCACCCCGTCCCGGCGCTTGGAGTACGCCCGCTGGGGGCAGACCCTGAAGCATTCCGGGTGCTCGCAGTGATTGCAGGCAAGGGAGAGGAAACAAAGCTGCAGAGTCCCCGCGACCTGCCTTTCCACCCGCTGCACCCGCCGGAAGGCCAGCACTCCTCCATGTTCATACCGGCAGGCCGTCTCGCAGGCGCGGCAGCCGGTGCACCGCGACAGGTCCAGCAGAAAACCCAGGGCCATTCTCTCTCCCCCTTTAGAGGGGCTGCAGGTTAACAAAGGTGTCGTGGTACGCCACCCCCGGGCCACCGCAGGAAACGTGACCCATGTCCGTGGCCAGGGGCGGTACCAGGCTGTTGAGGTCGCCGTCCCTCCCCGGCTCTTGATAACACACCACACTGTCCCAGGGAACAACGGGACTTACGGCCAGGAGCACCCGGATCTCGCCCCACTCGTTGAAGATGCGCACCTTGCGGCCCGGCTGCCATCCCTTGGCCGCGGCCAGGTCCGGGTGCACCCAGGCCGTGAGGGGTGCCGGTTCCCTCGCCTCCCCGAACTGGGAGTTGATGCCCCCGGTGGTGTGGGGGGTGAGGAGGCGGTAGGGATAAAGGGAGGAACCGCGGGGAGCCGGCCGGAGCACGGGCAGGCCGGGCAATCCCCGCCGCCGGGCCTCCACAGAGTAGATATAGTATTTAATCTCCCGGGGCGCCGTCCACCCCTGTTTTAGGGGACGAGGGCCTTCCAGGAGCTCGCGAAAATGGCCGATGCCCAGGGCCTCGTAGACCCTGGGATTGAAGAGCCGGGCCAGCCATTCTTCCTCCGTCCGGTCCGCCGGGAAGGGGCGCAGGGCGGGGTCCAGCTCCCGTAAGGCCCGCACCAGGCCGGACACCACGGCAATTTCCGGCCGGGCTTCCCCGCGGGGAGGAAGGGCGGGCTGATTAAGGCCTATCCAGTTGTGCCAGTAACTGGGCACCACATCCCAGGCCTCAAGGAACATGGCCGCCGGCAGGACCAGGTCGGCCATCCGGGCCGTCGGGGTAAGGAAATAGTCCACCACTACCACCAGTTCCATCTCCTGGAGGGCCCTGGCCAGCCCGTGGATATCGCTGTTCTGGCTCAGGGGATTGGCCCTGCTGATAACGGCCATCTTTACGGGCGGGTCGTGGGCCCGGCGGAGGGCTCCGGCCAGGTCGTGGACCGGCAGCGCGCGGGGCTTCCGGCCCGCCGGTGCCCCTTCCACCGGCCGGGAGAACAGGGAGGTTTTATCATTGGCATAATACAGGCCTCCCGGCGGCGACAAGTTGCCGCTCAGGGCCACCAGGGCATGGATGGCCCGGACGTTCTGACCGCCGTTGACGTGGCGCTGCAGGCCAAAGCCGATCCAGGTGGCCACCGGCCGGGGACCGGCATAAAGGTCGGCCAGCTCCCTGACGGCCCGGGGCTCTACCCCGCACAGGCCGGCCAGGTCTTCTACCGAAAGGTCCCGGAGATACGGCTCGAACTTCTCCCATCCCACCGCCTTACCGCGCAGGAAGGTTTTATCCAGGCGGTCCTCCTCCCAGAGGAGGCGCAGGACGGCCAGGGCAAGGGCCCCGTCGGTCCCCGGATTGAGCTGGATATAGCAGTCGGCGAGGGCCGCCGTGGCGGTGAAAAGGGGATCGATGACCGTAAGGCCGGCTCCCTTTTCCCGCGCCCGGTTAACGAACTCCATCTGCAAGGTGGCCGTCCAGGCGGGATTGCCGCCCCAGATAACGATCTCCCCGGCTTCCGCCATGAGTTCCGGGTCCGCAGGAGGATAGCCGCCGAAGTCGTAGTAGGCTGCGTCCAAGCCCGCCCCCCAGCAGAGGGAACCGCCGGTGACGGTGACGTCTCCTAAAAAGTCGGCCAACCAATTCAGGCTCTGGCCTAAAAGGCCTAAATTGCCGGAATTGGTATAAAAAAGCACCGGCAGATAAGAACCGTACCGGGCTTTGAGGTCGGCCATCTTCCCGGCCATAAGCTCCAAGGCCCGGTCCCAGGTGGTACGCCGCCAGCTCCCGGTGCCCCGTCCCTGCTGGCGCAGGGGGTAAAGGAGGCGCCGGGGATGGTAGACCAGCTCCGGGTAGCTGTAGGCCAGGTGGCACATGCGGCCGTGGGAGTACCCGTGGGCCGCGTCGCCCCGGATCTCCCGGATCACTCCCCCTTCCACCAGGGAGAGGAGGCCGCACGCGTTATAGCAGTTCCGAGGGCAAACATGCCGGAAGATCTGTACCCTGTCCCCCATGGTCCCTTCTCCCCCGGGCCCTCCTTCCCGCCGGGATTATCTTGGATGACAATTCGATGATAACATATTTAATCCCGCAAAGCAAAAAAGGCCGGGACCCCGCCGGACCTGGCGCTCGGGTTTCCCGGCCCTCGAAGGTAAGGGGCTAAAAATGGCCTACCATTATATTTACACCGGTGCTGTAGAAGAGGTAACGCAGGATGCCTTCGCCCAGGAGGCCGACGGCCAGGGCCAGGTACAGCATGCTCGCGGTCGCGCCGGCCTGGTCTCCGGCCTGCCCCCGGGACGCAAACCGCCCCAGCAGGGCCAGGCCGACGGCGGCCATCACCGCCGCCACTCCCAGACCCAGGGTCACGGCCGAACGGGCCAGGAGCTGGGCGCTGGCCTGGGCGGCGGGCTCCCCGGACATGAGGCTTACCAGGTAGGGGGGCAGGGCCAGCAGTTGCACTCCCACGCCGGCCAAGGCCGCCCATACCGTCCAGGACGGAGCCGGGGCCAGGGCCATGTACAGGAGGCAGCCCAGCACCAGGCTGGTGGCGAAAAAGCTTACGTAGGTGTAGGCCGTCTGCCAGGCGGGCCGCACGGTGTGGGTATAGATGGATGCCATGCTGAAGACGGCGAGGATTCCGGCGGCCAGCATGATCCACCGCAGGGCCTTAGCCGCTCCTCCTCCCCCGGCCTTCAGTTCCAGATAGGCGATAATCACCCACAGGCCGGTATAGGCGGAGGCGAAGAGGATTTCGCGGCTGAGCCACGAACTGCCCACATTGGCGATGGCGCGATAGGCACCCCAGGGACTCCCCAAGTGGCCCAGGGAAACGAGGAGGCTCAAGACCGCCAGGCCCCCAACAACGAGCAGGACGTTCTTCCGGGCCTTATCCTCGTTTACGCCGGCCAGGAGGTCTACGGCGAACAGCCCTACGCTGGCCTGGTTAAGCAGGGTAAACAGTACCAAAGTCCACTCCCGTTCCATTGCAGCTAACCTCCTTGCCTGTTATTTGTCCACGGCGTGCCGGTGGGGGCTTATGAGCAGGGAAGGTTTGGTCAGCTTGGGGTCAGGCAGCCCTTTAATGGCGCTGGTCCCCCCGTACTTCCTGGCAAGTTCCTCCAGGTCGCCGGCATGAAGGGCCCTCATGGGGCAGGCGGCCACGCAGGCCGGCTCTTCTCCCTTCTCGACGAGATCGAGGCAGAAGTTGCACTTGCCCACCTTGCCCTTGCCCGGATCGTATTGGGGCGCGCCGTAGGGGCAGCTCCAGGTGCAGTAACGGCAGCCGATGCATTTCCTTTCGTCCACCAGCACTACGCCGTCTTCGGGCCGTTTATACATGGCTCCGGTGGGACAGTTTTTTACGCACAGGGGGTCCTGGCAGTGGTTGCAGCTTATGGAGATCCAGTAGGCGTACACGTTGCCCCGGATGGCCTCCCCCACGCGGGTATATCCCCCGCCGGCTATTTCTTCCACCCGGCGCCAGCGCTGGCCTACCTCCAGGTCGTTCTTGTCTTTGCAGGCTATCTGGCAGGTGAAACAGCCGATGCATCGGTCCTGTTCAACATGGAAACCGACCTGTCCAGCCATGGTCTCTCCTCCTCCGCTTATAGCTTAACGACTTCCACCAGATTGGTGTGCTGGGGATTCCCGCGGGCCAGGGGCGTGGGATGATACTTGGTCAGCACGTTAATGCAGCCCCTGGTATCCACTCCATCGGGCCCCGGCGTCCACCAGGCTCCCTGGGGCAGGGCCACCACGCCCGGCATGATGCGGGGTGTGACCTTGGCGTAGGTGATGGTAGCCCCGCGGTCGTTGAACACCTTGACCCGGTCCCCGTTCTTGATGCCCCGCTTGGCGGCATCTTCGGGATTGATCCAGAGCTCCTGCCGGGCCGCTTCCTCCATCCAGGGCACGTTATCAAAGGTGGAATGGACCCGCCGCTTGTAATGGGGGCCTATGCACTGGAGGGGGTACTTTTCCCGCAGGGGATCCTCCGGCCCCTCCCAGGCGGGAACATACTTGGGTATGGCCGGTATTTCCTTCGGTTTGTTCATAGCCCATAGGCGAGGCGAAAAAATCTCAATCTTGCCCGACGGCGTCTTGAAGGGGTTGTTGACCGGATCTTCGATCTGCTTTTTGTAGGGGATGATGGGCTCTTTGGGCACCACTTTGTAGATGCCCCGCCGGCGGAACTCCTCGAAGGTGGGAAAGTCGGGGTTCGCCTTCCGGGTCTCCTCTACGATGTAGCGCAGCCAGTCTTCCTCGGTCTTGCCTTCGGTGTACCGGTCGCCGAAGCCCAGCCTCTTAGCCAGTTCGCTGCACACCCAGTAAACGCTGCGGCACTCATGGGGCGGATCTACTACCTTCTGGTAGTAAATGGCATAACCTATGCCGGAGCCGAAGGTAACGATGTCTTCCCTTTCAAAATGGGTGACATCGGGCAGCAGGATGTCGGCGAACCGAGCGCTCGGGGTAAGGAAGACGTCGTGTACCACTATCAGCTCGCATTTGGTTTCATCGACGAGGATCTGGGCCGTACGGTTTACGTCAGCGTGCTGGTTTATCAGGGTATTGCTGGCATAATTCCAGACCACCTTGATGTCGGTGGGTAATCTGTCCACCCCCCGAACCCCGTCGGCCGCCGTGAGCTCATGACCCCGCTCTATGGCCTCCGTCCACATGAAACACGGGATGGCCGCCTTGACGGGATTTTCTCCCGCCGGCATCCAGGCCACGGAAACCCCCTGCCCGCTGTAGTAGAGGCCGGGACCGCCGCCCTTGATGCCGATGTTGCCCGTCATGGCCGCCAGGACCGGCAGGCCCCTAACCGGCTGCTCGCCGTAGGCATGGCGCTGCCAGCCCCAGCCCTGGATCAGGCAGCAGGGCTTAATGGTGGCGATCTGCCGGGCCAGTTTGATGATGGTGTCCCGCGGAACGCCCGTGATGGCCTCGGCCCACTCCGGCGTCTTGGGAGTCTTATCTTCGCCCAGGCCCAGCACGTAGCTCTTATAGGAGTTACCGGGCGGCACGCCGGGGGGCATGTGCTCTTCGTCAAAGCCCAGGCAGTATTTGTCCAGGAAGGCCTGATCGTGGAGGTTTTCCATGATGATCACATAGGCCAGGGCCGCGAGCAAGGCGTTATCGGTAGTAGGCCGTATGGGGATCCACTCGTCGGCCACATTGGCCGCCGTGTCCGTGTACCGGGGATCCACTACGATTATCCGGGCCCCTTTTTCCTTGGCCTGGCGCAGGTAGTAATGGTAGTTGGCCCCGCCGAGCCGCGTTTCAGCGGTGTTGTCGGCGAAGAGAACGATGAGTTTGGAGTACAGCAGGTTGTCCGGGCTTACCCCTTCCACCGAGCCGTAGGTGTAGGGGGCGGTAAAGCTGTAGCAGGCTGTGCTGTAGGTGTTGTAATATTCCAGGAAGCCGCCGAACATATTGAAAAAGCGTTTCAGGGCCCCGCCAAAGGCCGGGGTTATCCACGCCTGGCTGATCTGGCCGTAGATACCGGTGGCGTAATTCAAATAAATGGCCTCGTTGCCGTAAGTGTCCCGTATCCTCGTCAATTCCCGGGCGATGGTGTCCAAGGCTTCCTCCCAGGATATGCGCTCGAACTTGCCCTCTCCCCGCTTGCCCACCCGTTTCATGGGATACTTCAGGCGGTCGGGGTGGTATAGGCGCTGGCGCTGGGCGCGGCCTCGCAGGCAGGCCCTGGCCTGGGGCAGCTCGGGGCTGTCGGGGCCTTCCTGGTCGGAGCTGAAGCGCACCACTACGTTATCCCTTACGTGGGCCCGGAGGTAGCAACGGCCGCCGCAGTTGTGGACGCAGCTGGTGGGAATGATCTTTTCCTCGCTCTGGTCGGCGGCTTCGGCCCTCGGGACCCCG of the Thermanaeromonas sp. C210 genome contains:
- a CDS encoding FAD-dependent oxidoreductase, with amino-acid sequence MQPLTLLGSPVKIGPLELKNRMIMAPMVTNYAYHDGSVTDRLVAYHAERARGGVGMIIVEAAYVHPSGKGFPNELGIYSDRLIPGLRRLVDAVHAHGAKIAVQLYHGGRQTRSAVTGQPIVAPSPIPDPTVGETPRELTREEIRELVEAFAAAALRAKRAGFDAVEIHGAHGYLLNQFLSPYSNKRRDEYGGPLENRMRFPLEVVRAVRKAVGAQYPVLYRLSADEKVPGGLTLEETRIFARSLEEEGIAALHVSAGVYETAFWIIQPMYLPQGCLADLAQGIKSAVKIPVIAVGRINDPQVAEGILAAGKADLIAFGRELLTDPEMPRKVVEGRLDEVRRCIACCQACIHELFLDHTVGCTVNGRTGFEREFPLDRATKPRRVLVVGGGPAGMEAARVAALRGHRVSLWEKRGELGGQLALAAAAPQKGEIAVFRQHLADQMAKLNIEVRLHTEATPEGIRRENPDVVIIATGARPAALNIPGVGGGNVVSSWDVLAGRGGIGRRVAVIGGGLVGCEAAEYLAHKGHEVTILEMLPQVASDIGPLVAPLLLGRLKDLGVKMITEARVTAVDAGRVIYNRDGREEALEADTVVAAVGSQPEDTLARELEGSGIDYFVIGDALKPRRITEAIHEAVRVAHQI
- a CDS encoding fumarylacetoacetate hydrolase family protein, which translates into the protein MAKNMAAVERYVRFAHRDQILYGRVEGDIIVALEGDPFTAPRETGETFPLQGVRLLAPCRPGKAVCVGLNYKNHAAEMKQELPSEPVLFLKPPTSVIGPGEDIIFWPMVGRLDYEAELAVVIGRTCHRVSQEEAGDYIFGYTIANDVTARDLQKKDGQWTRAKSFDTFLPLGPYIVRGVDPTDLPVQAYLNGRLRQDGRTSQLIFPIPYLVSFISQIMTLLPGDVILTGTPEGVGSMEVGDEIEIRIPGLGSLVNRVAAPGHPSRP
- a CDS encoding PucR family transcriptional regulator — its product is MQIWRRFLEAAAAGEGLASVTRILREETGQPCLIMDVAFRVLASSFPPGTEDLWEEDILPCEVWRGTEGEEFFAGTLSVQGKQVDFLTAAIGHQELWGYLVLLGTRDEGYREYLRAASRAALVELSRLRAHQEAERRFRNEFIQDILYNNLPSREAIITRAQLWGWDLSRPQALVVLEYREPPEAGFSAAMERLRQLVGRVVSRECPQAIMADRSEQLILLLPHPSGSPGEAKAWLRKFWERVTGEIGRCLPRRDLVAGVGRFYASPDQLYRAYQEAKLALHVGRFLYPGAGITFFDELGALRFFLNQGEQELADFYEDVLGPVEEYDRQHNTNLLPTLVEFIRSSADYALTAERLYIHVNTLRYRLRKVEELLGVNLRDINTLLNLYAALQAKVILERL
- a CDS encoding 4Fe-4S dicluster domain-containing protein, whose amino-acid sequence is MALGFLLDLSRCTGCRACETACRYEHGGVLAFRRVQRVERQVAGTLQLCFLSLACNHCEHPECFRVCPQRAYSKRRDGVVLHSPGRCNGCNTCIRACPFQAPRYNPLTGKTGKCDLCVHRLDAGLSPACIEACPVKALHLLDLRAEREGVWQRWVYGLSDVSLTRPSLRFKINPAGRRYFARRPGGLREDKGEGRRRRADAG
- a CDS encoding molybdopterin-dependent oxidoreductase codes for the protein MGDRVQIFRHVCPRNCYNACGLLSLVEGGVIREIRGDAAHGYSHGRMCHLAYSYPELVYHPRRLLYPLRQQGRGTGSWRRTTWDRALELMAGKMADLKARYGSYLPVLFYTNSGNLGLLGQSLNWLADFLGDVTVTGGSLCWGAGLDAAYYDFGGYPPADPELMAEAGEIVIWGGNPAWTATLQMEFVNRAREKGAGLTVIDPLFTATAALADCYIQLNPGTDGALALAVLRLLWEEDRLDKTFLRGKAVGWEKFEPYLRDLSVEDLAGLCGVEPRAVRELADLYAGPRPVATWIGFGLQRHVNGGQNVRAIHALVALSGNLSPPGGLYYANDKTSLFSRPVEGAPAGRKPRALPVHDLAGALRRAHDPPVKMAVISRANPLSQNSDIHGLARALQEMELVVVVDYFLTPTARMADLVLPAAMFLEAWDVVPSYWHNWIGLNQPALPPRGEARPEIAVVSGLVRALRELDPALRPFPADRTEEEWLARLFNPRVYEALGIGHFRELLEGPRPLKQGWTAPREIKYYIYSVEARRRGLPGLPVLRPAPRGSSLYPYRLLTPHTTGGINSQFGEAREPAPLTAWVHPDLAAAKGWQPGRKVRIFNEWGEIRVLLAVSPVVPWDSVVCYQEPGRDGDLNSLVPPLATDMGHVSCGGPGVAYHDTFVNLQPL
- a CDS encoding dimethyl sulfoxide reductase anchor subunit family protein; translated protein: MEREWTLVLFTLLNQASVGLFAVDLLAGVNEDKARKNVLLVVGGLAVLSLLVSLGHLGSPWGAYRAIANVGSSWLSREILFASAYTGLWVIIAYLELKAGGGGAAKALRWIMLAAGILAVFSMASIYTHTVRPAWQTAYTYVSFFATSLVLGCLLYMALAPAPSWTVWAALAGVGVQLLALPPYLVSLMSGEPAAQASAQLLARSAVTLGLGVAAVMAAVGLALLGRFASRGQAGDQAGATASMLYLALAVGLLGEGILRYLFYSTGVNIMVGHF
- a CDS encoding DMSO/selenate family reductase complex B subunit, which produces MAGQVGFHVEQDRCIGCFTCQIACKDKNDLEVGQRWRRVEEIAGGGYTRVGEAIRGNVYAYWISISCNHCQDPLCVKNCPTGAMYKRPEDGVVLVDERKCIGCRYCTWSCPYGAPQYDPGKGKVGKCNFCLDLVEKGEEPACVAACPMRALHAGDLEELARKYGGTSAIKGLPDPKLTKPSLLISPHRHAVDK
- a CDS encoding DMSO/selenate family reductase complex A subunit, giving the protein MENVKHLWQKPLPRRKFLGLSAAAAGGAALLGRLTPLTGVPRAEAADQSEEKIIPTSCVHNCGGRCYLRAHVRDNVVVRFSSDQEGPDSPELPQARACLRGRAQRQRLYHPDRLKYPMKRVGKRGEGKFERISWEEALDTIARELTRIRDTYGNEAIYLNYATGIYGQISQAWITPAFGGALKRFFNMFGGFLEYYNTYSTACYSFTAPYTYGSVEGVSPDNLLYSKLIVLFADNTAETRLGGANYHYYLRQAKEKGARIIVVDPRYTDTAANVADEWIPIRPTTDNALLAALAYVIIMENLHDQAFLDKYCLGFDEEHMPPGVPPGNSYKSYVLGLGEDKTPKTPEWAEAITGVPRDTIIKLARQIATIKPCCLIQGWGWQRHAYGEQPVRGLPVLAAMTGNIGIKGGGPGLYYSGQGVSVAWMPAGENPVKAAIPCFMWTEAIERGHELTAADGVRGVDRLPTDIKVVWNYASNTLINQHADVNRTAQILVDETKCELIVVHDVFLTPSARFADILLPDVTHFEREDIVTFGSGIGYAIYYQKVVDPPHECRSVYWVCSELAKRLGFGDRYTEGKTEEDWLRYIVEETRKANPDFPTFEEFRRRGIYKVVPKEPIIPYKKQIEDPVNNPFKTPSGKIEIFSPRLWAMNKPKEIPAIPKYVPAWEGPEDPLREKYPLQCIGPHYKRRVHSTFDNVPWMEEAARQELWINPEDAAKRGIKNGDRVKVFNDRGATITYAKVTPRIMPGVVALPQGAWWTPGPDGVDTRGCINVLTKYHPTPLARGNPQHTNLVEVVKL